The following are encoded together in the Astatotilapia calliptera unplaced genomic scaffold, fAstCal1.2 U_scaffold_10, whole genome shotgun sequence genome:
- the LOC113017320 gene encoding urokinase plasminogen activator surface receptor-like has protein sequence MQILVLILGIGLLPKACALKCFECPPELSGSCIQTTKECPSNTQCGSVRMTSYAGGSKMLDIKAKSCAAAEECVQASVNFGVSQTLLTSKCCTSNLCNSQDAPEASISSPNGKKCFQCDGNDCTKTVNCNGNEDHCISAAVTAGGQKVTFKGCASKLICSGMQSAQIPGIGGAKMSCCQGDLCNSGSSTTVGLLLFVTPLISLVLFS, from the exons ATGCAGATCCTTGTGCTGATCCTTGGGATCGGGCTGCTCCCTAAAG CCTGTGCTTTGAAATGTTTCGAATGCCCACCGGAACTCTCTGGAAGCTGCATTCAGACAACAAAAGAATGTCCTTCCAAcactcagtgtggatcagtcagaatgacttcatatgCAG GTGGTTCAAAAATGTTGGACATTAAAGCGAAAAGTTGTGCTGCGGCTGAGGAGTGTGTTCAGGCCTCAGTCAACTTTGGAGTTTCTCAAACTCTATTGACCAGCAAGTGTTGCACCTCTAATCTTTGCAACTCTCAAGATGCCCCTG AGGCCAGCATCTCCTCTCCAAATGGGAAAAAGTGCTTCCAATGTGATGGAAACGATTGCACAAAAACTGTAAACTGCAATGGAAATGAGGACCACTGCATCTCAGCAGCAG TGACTGCAGGAGGGCAAAAGGTGACTTTCAAGGGCTGCGCCTCCAAGCTGATTTGCTCAGGCATGCAATCTGCACAGATCCCAGGAATCGGTGGAGCAAAAATGAGCTGCTGCCAGGGTGACCTCTGCAACAGTGGCAGCAGTACAACTGTCGGTCTTCTGCTCTTTGTCACACCGCTGATCTCTCTGGTCTTGTTCTCTTAG